A stretch of the Vicia villosa cultivar HV-30 ecotype Madison, WI unplaced genomic scaffold, Vvil1.0 ctg.000177F_1_1, whole genome shotgun sequence genome encodes the following:
- the LOC131624991 gene encoding uncharacterized protein LOC131624991 produces MSAIHIFILQNPVPTLLGDVYHSIHHKNSQKRGLVRCCAPLLYRWFRSHLPERGAFVDSRHTSKWAERIMGLRAKDIVWYNRSLDNMEVVMSCGKFNNVPLMGIRGGINYNPVLARRTYGYAFINPPEQTEIAENIFYHAATNNGQMAEAVQAWKSICWRDKKHFGQRDNATYGDYTEWVKTVANTQGMPFPPKDPLYPPAELEELYARGSTSQKRPRMTVNSKTTETQEKKIKEHYEAQLAELTKKLQIQTENANSEKSRRKKADKLLLDRQNTIEKCYEEIRKLKGQIREKDQSNAQVQEEARYWEVKNRHMETMHFRKDLLIQEIIKRPTRVETKKLFEEMKTWSDKNIGESPLRHVDMEDPA; encoded by the exons ATGAGTGCCATTCACATATTCATTCTGCAGAATCCTGTTCCTACACTTCtgggggatgtttatcactcCATTCATCACAAGAATAGTCAGAAGAGAGGTTTGGTCAGATGTTGTGCTCCGTTGCTATACCGTTGGTTCAGATCACATTTGCCTGAGCGTGGAGCTTTCGTTGATAGTAGGCACACATCTAAATGGGCTGAAAGGATTATGGGGCTTAGGGCCAAGGACATTGTCTGGTATAATAGATCTTTGGATAACATGGAAGTTGTTATGAGTTGTGGAAAGTTCAACAATGTACCTCTCATGGGTATCAGAGGTGGGATCAATTATAATCCCGTCTTGGCTAGGAGAACTTATGGATATGCTTTTATCAATCCTCCTGAGCAAACTGAGATTGCTGAGAACATTTTCTATCATGCGGCCACCAACAACGGACAAATGGCAGAAGCTGTGCAAGCCTGgaagagtatttgttggagagataAGAAGCATTTTGGACAGAGAGATAATGCAACTTATGGAGACTATACTGAGTGGGTCAAGACTGTGGCCAATACCCAAGGGATGCCTTTCCCTCCTAAGGACCCTTTGTACCCTCCTGCTG agcttgaagaattATATGCTAGAGGGAGCACTtctcagaagaggccaagaatgaCTGTGAATTCTAAAACTACTGAAACCCAAGAGAAGAAGATAAAGGAACATTACGAGGCTCAGTTGGCAGAATTGACTAAAAAGCTCCAGATTCAGACTGAAAACGCCAATTCAGAGAAATCTCGTCGCAAGAAAGCAGACAAACTCTTGCTGGATCGTCAGAATACCATAGAGAAGTGTTATGAAGAGATTCGAAAGCTGAAGGGCCAGATAAGAGAAAAGGACCAGagtaatgcccaagttcaagaggAAGCTAGGTATTGGGAGGTGAAGAATCGTCACATGGAAACAATGCACTTCAGAAAAGACCTGCTGATTCAAGAGATCATTAAGAGACCCACCCGTGTTGAGACCAAGAagctctttgaagaaatgaagacttgGAGTGATAAGAACATTGGGGAGAGCCCCCTCCGTCATGTGGATATGGAGGACCCTGCTTAA